One genomic region from Terasakiella sp. SH-1 encodes:
- the pgeF gene encoding peptidoglycan editing factor PgeF → MSQDPQFLTSGNITACHGFFTRLGGVSQEIYSSLNCAWGSKDSLKDVMTNRALVVQALGNTASDLLSASQIHSNKVQIVDKVWTRERSPEVDGLVTNMPDVALGILTADCAPVLFHDPQNHIIGAAHAGWKGAFTDVLENTVTAMESIGADRNTITAAVGPCIHQASYEVDGNFRQTFLDENPEYGGYFTDSVNEGHFQFNLPAFVKMKLETLNLASVEGSPVDTYVDEDRFFSYRRTTHRSEPDYGRQISVICL, encoded by the coding sequence ATGAGCCAAGACCCACAGTTTCTAACCAGTGGCAACATCACTGCTTGTCATGGTTTTTTCACCCGCCTTGGTGGGGTCAGTCAGGAAATTTACAGCTCGCTTAACTGTGCCTGGGGATCAAAAGACAGCCTGAAAGATGTCATGACCAACCGCGCCCTTGTGGTTCAAGCCTTGGGCAATACCGCGTCTGATTTGCTGTCAGCCTCCCAAATTCATTCCAACAAGGTTCAAATCGTTGATAAGGTCTGGACACGTGAGCGCAGCCCCGAAGTGGACGGGCTTGTCACCAATATGCCCGACGTTGCCTTGGGTATCTTAACTGCGGACTGTGCCCCGGTTCTGTTTCATGACCCCCAAAACCACATCATCGGGGCCGCCCATGCCGGATGGAAAGGGGCCTTTACAGATGTGCTGGAAAATACAGTAACAGCCATGGAAAGCATTGGTGCAGATCGCAACACAATAACAGCTGCTGTTGGCCCTTGTATTCATCAGGCGTCTTACGAAGTGGACGGGAACTTCCGCCAAACCTTCCTTGACGAAAATCCAGAGTATGGGGGCTATTTTACTGACAGTGTGAACGAAGGCCACTTTCAATTTAACCTGCCTGCTTTTGTGAAAATGAAGCTAGAAACATTAAATCTCGCGTCTGTCGAAGGGTCCCCGGTTGATACCTATGTGGATGAAGACCGTTTCTTTAGCTATCGACGCACGACCCATCGCAGCGAACCTGATTATGGTCGCCAAATCTCAGTTATTTGCCTGTAG
- a CDS encoding trimeric intracellular cation channel family protein, translating into MFDDPVYFLAMVGTAVFALSGALAAARKGLDIFGFIIVALAPAVGGGTVRDLLLDADSVFWVKDLNYVYVVAVVAIIAFFQVHRLDGKRFALLMWADAFGLALFTIMGTQVAMTYDIHPVMVVIMGMITGTFGGMIRDIVCNEVPLLLQKEIYALAAIVGSCAYIILIDLGIPQQGAMVVSVTATFSVRGLAILFGWSLPSYKGTTGK; encoded by the coding sequence ATGTTTGATGATCCAGTATATTTTCTGGCCATGGTAGGAACGGCTGTTTTTGCCTTATCCGGTGCCTTGGCAGCAGCGCGTAAAGGATTGGATATTTTCGGCTTTATCATCGTAGCCCTCGCTCCGGCGGTTGGTGGGGGGACAGTGCGTGACCTGTTGTTAGATGCCGATAGTGTGTTTTGGGTGAAGGACTTGAATTACGTCTATGTGGTGGCCGTGGTTGCAATCATTGCCTTTTTTCAGGTTCACCGCCTTGATGGCAAACGCTTTGCTTTGTTGATGTGGGCAGATGCTTTTGGTTTGGCCCTTTTTACCATTATGGGCACACAGGTGGCGATGACCTATGATATCCATCCGGTGATGGTGGTTATTATGGGGATGATTACGGGCACTTTTGGCGGCATGATCCGTGATATTGTCTGTAACGAAGTGCCCTTGTTGTTGCAAAAAGAGATTTATGCCTTGGCTGCGATTGTGGGCAGTTGTGCTTATATCATCCTGATTGATTTGGGTATTCCGCAGCAAGGGGCCATGGTGGTGAGTGTCACAGCCACTTTCAGTGTGCGTGGTCTTGCCATCCTGTTTGGCTGGAGCTTACCGTCTTATAAAGGTACTACAGGCAAATAA
- a CDS encoding SDR family oxidoreductase — translation MKTLFIFGLGYCASHFARQAVEKGWRVIATSREAIRMDGVEIYPFDGEKPLENAAQHFADVTHILHSIPPHKETGDCVFHLHAQDLQELSNLQWIGYLSTTGVYGNADGALVNEDSPRNPSSARSHARKKAEDQWLASGLPIHIFRLAGIYGPGRSIFDQIRAGRLRAIDKPGHVFSRIHIDDIAAALWASIAKPNGPVAYNLCDDAACEPIRVLNYACELMGRERPKQQSFEEASQAMSPMALTFWRDNKRVDNTKIKNDLGFQLHHPSYREGLQAIWQKEKDHV, via the coding sequence ATGAAAACACTCTTTATCTTTGGTCTTGGATATTGCGCCAGTCATTTTGCCAGACAAGCCGTGGAAAAAGGCTGGCGGGTGATTGCAACGTCACGAGAAGCGATCAGGATGGATGGGGTTGAGATTTATCCTTTTGATGGGGAAAAACCATTAGAAAATGCTGCGCAGCATTTTGCAGATGTAACCCATATTCTACATTCCATTCCCCCTCATAAAGAGACAGGAGACTGTGTGTTTCATCTGCATGCTCAGGACTTACAGGAACTGTCTAATCTGCAATGGATAGGCTATCTTTCCACCACCGGGGTTTATGGCAATGCCGATGGGGCACTGGTGAATGAAGACAGTCCGCGTAATCCCAGCAGTGCAAGGTCACATGCGCGCAAAAAAGCCGAAGACCAGTGGTTGGCATCTGGTTTGCCAATTCATATCTTTCGGCTGGCTGGTATTTATGGACCGGGGCGCAGCATTTTTGATCAAATCAGGGCAGGGCGGCTGCGTGCCATTGACAAGCCGGGCCATGTCTTTTCCCGCATTCATATTGATGATATTGCTGCGGCCTTGTGGGCATCTATTGCCAAACCGAATGGGCCGGTTGCCTATAATCTCTGTGATGATGCCGCCTGTGAGCCAATCCGCGTATTGAATTATGCTTGTGAGTTAATGGGCAGAGAAAGACCCAAGCAACAATCGTTTGAAGAGGCGTCACAGGCCATGTCCCCGATGGCCTTGACCTTTTGGCGTGATAACAAGCGGGTCGATAATACGAAGATCAAAAATGATCTGGGCTTTCAGTTACACCACCCAAGTTATCGTGAAGGTTTACAAGCCATCTGGCAGAAGGAAAAAGACCATGTTTGA
- a CDS encoding tetratricopeptide repeat protein, translating into MKRQAFLMACGILFSSINTAQSETIDHAHQYHACMELVRNAPEEAFDSALTWKSLGGGEAAEHCIGTALINMKRYKTGAERLEELADYSRRPKEFKAQILAQAAQGWFLADELDRARAVLTTAITLDQHNANLYVDRAHIRSTQHHYKDALDDLNKAITLHKAHVDAFVFRGTIYRLTEEFEKALNDINHALTLDPSHSEAYLERGMLHRIDHKNDLARKDWLAAIELAPNSDTAETARLNLEKMDLAVTE; encoded by the coding sequence GTGAAACGTCAGGCTTTTCTTATGGCATGTGGCATTTTGTTTTCAAGCATAAACACGGCCCAAAGCGAAACCATTGATCACGCCCATCAGTATCACGCCTGTATGGAGCTGGTGCGCAACGCCCCGGAAGAAGCTTTTGACAGCGCCCTGACCTGGAAAAGTCTGGGTGGCGGTGAAGCTGCTGAACATTGTATCGGAACCGCCCTGATCAATATGAAACGTTATAAAACCGGAGCTGAACGTTTGGAAGAGCTGGCCGATTATTCACGCAGGCCCAAAGAATTCAAAGCACAAATTCTGGCCCAAGCTGCACAAGGATGGTTTCTGGCCGATGAACTGGACCGGGCACGTGCCGTGCTAACCACAGCGATTACTCTGGATCAACATAATGCAAATCTTTATGTAGATCGCGCCCATATTCGCAGCACACAACACCATTATAAAGACGCACTGGATGACCTCAACAAGGCGATTACCCTTCACAAAGCACATGTTGATGCCTTTGTTTTTCGAGGCACAATCTATCGACTGACAGAAGAATTTGAAAAGGCTTTAAACGATATTAACCACGCGCTCACGCTTGATCCATCCCATAGCGAAGCCTACCTTGAACGCGGCATGCTCCATCGTATTGATCACAAAAATGATTTAGCACGCAAAGATTGGCTGGCTGCGATTGAGCTGGCCCCCAACAGCGATACAGCTGAAACCGCCCGCCTTAACCTTGAAAAAATGGATCTGGCCGTTACAGAATAA
- a CDS encoding transporter substrate-binding domain-containing protein → MYVIKFLVGLMKKLSQAIFCFLIAGVWASQALASDLRVMGHRIPPFSMHDDQGGVVGFSAELFRAAFADFDGIGKNHYIIPVTFNRLYVDLQRAKRRVGITIGRNEKREKLFKWVGPYTSVHLGVIAKKDNHFHPETVQDFQGKTIATVEKTAPEQALKKMGVPEGVLQPGLYPLKALQKLTSGRADFMAYPLEGASYLMRQNNIDASDYEEVFRLRKIQLYFAFSQDISDSEIARYQRYLDDFLKTPAFHALKEKYVLDGIHKHIAHD, encoded by the coding sequence ATGTATGTAATCAAATTTCTGGTTGGGTTGATGAAGAAACTGTCACAAGCGATATTTTGTTTTTTGATTGCAGGGGTGTGGGCCTCTCAGGCACTTGCTTCTGACTTGCGTGTCATGGGCCATCGTATTCCGCCCTTTAGCATGCATGATGATCAAGGCGGTGTGGTCGGTTTTTCGGCTGAACTATTTCGTGCTGCATTTGCTGATTTTGATGGCATTGGTAAAAATCATTATATCATTCCGGTGACATTTAATCGGCTTTATGTGGATTTACAACGGGCGAAGCGTCGGGTTGGCATTACCATTGGGCGTAACGAAAAACGCGAAAAACTGTTTAAATGGGTGGGGCCTTATACCTCGGTTCATCTGGGGGTCATTGCCAAAAAAGACAATCACTTTCATCCGGAAACCGTGCAGGATTTTCAAGGAAAGACAATCGCAACGGTTGAAAAAACCGCTCCAGAACAGGCCCTTAAAAAAATGGGCGTGCCGGAAGGTGTATTGCAGCCGGGCCTTTATCCTTTAAAAGCTTTACAGAAACTGACCAGTGGTCGTGCTGATTTTATGGCCTATCCTTTGGAGGGAGCCTCTTATTTAATGCGGCAAAACAATATTGATGCAAGCGATTATGAAGAGGTTTTTCGTTTGCGCAAAATTCAGCTTTATTTTGCTTTTAGCCAAGACATCAGTGATAGTGAAATAGCACGTTACCAACGCTACCTGGATGATTTCCTGAAAACCCCTGCTTTTCATGCGTTAAAGGAAAAATATGTATTGGATGGCATCCATAAACATATTGCCCATGATTAA
- the irrA gene encoding iron response transcriptional regulator IrrA, whose amino-acid sequence MEKVRPFSHALDRLRDAGLRPTRQRLALAKLLFDECDRHITAEQLHSEALAGNIRVSLATVYNTLHQFTEAGLLREIVVDAGRSYFDTNTSCHHHFFDESTGVLSDVPEGQLQVTGVPTPPDGSQVESVDVVVRIRAAS is encoded by the coding sequence ATGGAAAAAGTACGTCCTTTCAGTCATGCATTAGATCGTCTTCGTGATGCGGGTTTGCGCCCGACGCGTCAGCGTCTGGCTTTGGCAAAATTGCTCTTTGATGAATGTGATCGTCATATTACGGCTGAACAGCTTCATTCTGAGGCTTTGGCGGGCAATATCCGTGTTTCTTTGGCAACGGTTTATAATACCTTGCACCAATTTACAGAGGCAGGCTTGCTGCGCGAAATCGTGGTCGATGCCGGGCGTTCTTATTTTGACACCAACACCTCATGCCATCACCATTTCTTTGATGAAAGCACAGGCGTTTTGTCTGATGTGCCAGAGGGGCAGCTTCAGGTCACAGGTGTACCGACACCACCTGACGGTTCGCAGGTTGAAAGCGTTGATGTCGTCGTGCGTATCCGCGCTGCGTCATAA